In the genome of uncultured Celeribacter sp., the window ATCTTAGCTTCGTGATCTTTTTCAGAGCTTTCATTGCGTTTGTCACGTTTAGCCTGATTGCCTCTTCTGTCTATGTTCTCAATGACTTGCTGGACCTCAAAGGCGACAGGGCGCATCCGCGAAAACGCCTGCGTCCCTTTGCCGCCGGCACGATCCCGATTGCGCGCGGTACTGTCATGGCGATCTCGCTGTTTTTGACGGGCCTCATCCCGGCAATCTGGCTCGGTGCGGCGTTTCTCAAAATCATGCTGGTCTATTATGTTCTGACCATGGCCTATTCGCTCTATCTCAAGCGGCAGTTGGTCATCGACATTTTTGCCTTGGCAGGTCTCTACACCATACGCATCATTGCCGGCGGTACCAGCTCAGCGATCCCGATGTCGGTCTGGCTTCTGGCATTTTCCATCTTCTTCTTCTTCTCTCTGGCCGCGGTCAAGCGTCAGGCTGAGCTTGTCGACAACCTCAAATCCGGCAAACTCAAAGCACATGGTCGCGGCTATCACGTCGACGATGTCCCCGTTGTCACGATGATGGCGCTGGCTTCCGGGTACGTTTCAGTTCTGGTCATGACACTTTACATCAGTTCGTCAAACGTTTTGGATCTGTACCCACAGCCAGGCTATCTTTGGGGGGCCTGCCTCGTGTTGCTTTTCTGGATCAGCCGCATGGTGATGACCACACATCGTGGCCAAATGGATGACGATCCAGTCCTTTATGCCGCCAAGGACAAAGTCGGCTTGATCTGCTTCCTGTCCATTTTCGGCCTTGGTGTAGCTGGGGCGCTTTTGTGAGCGGCTCCAAACACACCCTCCCTCTCGGCACACTCGTGCTGCGCTATGCAGGATTTGCTGTTATCGCGACCGTAGTCAATCTCGGGGTTCAACGTCTTGTGCTTGATCTTTTCCCGCGGGGTTTGGTTTTAGCCATGCTGGTTGGAACCGGGCTTGGTTTGATCGTCAAATACCTGCTCGACAAGCGCTGGATATTTTATGACAGCACGTCTGGAATTGGTTCGCATGGTCGCAAATTCAGTCTTTATACCGGGATGGGGCTTATCACGACGTTGATTTTTTGGGGCATGGAATCTTGCGCATGGGCGATCTGGCGCACCACGACAGCGCGAGAATTCGGTGCTGTTGTTGGTTTATGTATCGGCTATGTCGTTAAGTTTCAGCTTGATCGGCGTTATGTTTTTTCTGGGGCTTAGGGTGATTTTGCCGATCGTTTTCGTGCCATCGAGATTGAGACAGGGTTTGAGACGCTTCTGTTTTTCCAAGGGTTTCAATCCCCGCGATTTCCAGCGCTTCGTAAGCGTTGCATCTGCCCCCCAGATTACCCTCTGAAACCTGCCATCACATCCTGATAGCCTTCCTCCAAACCAGAGGATTGCAGCATGTCAGAGCAACCGAGCATTCGAAATCACTACGGCTTTTCTATTGAACTGAGTTTCCCCTAGATTTGTAGACGCTTTTCTCCCTAACTTTGAGGCAATGAGGCCGACATGGGGAGAAGCAACTACAGCGACGATTTGAAGCGCGATGCGGTGCATCAGATCACGGTGCGGTGCTATCCGGTTCGGGAGGTTTCCCGGCGACTGGGCGTGCGCAGGCATTCTCTGTACAAATGTATGAAGCTGTTCGGGGACCCCGCGCCCAAGCCCGGTGTGGATCATGAAGCCGAGAACCGTCGGCTGAAGCGCGAGTTGGCCAGGATGACCGAGGAGCGCGATATTCTAAAAAAGGGCGAGGCTTGTCCGCCATTGGTCCGAGGGCAATGCCGAGCGCGTACTTCGCGCAGAATGCAAAGTGAAGTACGCGTTTATCAGCGCGCATCGTGATCAGTTTCGTGTTCGGGCTATGTGCCGGATGCTGGAGGTCCATTTCAGCGGGCTCTATGCATGGCTTAAGGAACCGTTAAGCCGGCGTGCGCTGGAAGATGTGCGCCAAACCGGGGTGATCCGGCAGGCCTGGTCCGACAGCGGCAAGGTCTATGGCTATCGCAAGCTGGCCGATGACCTGCGCGACCAGGGCGAACGGGTTTCCGAGAACCGGGTGGCCCGTCTGGCATCCCTGGCCGGGATAGCGGCACAGATCGGCTACAGACGCCGTCCCGGCCGCTATCGTGGCAAGCCTGCCATCGTGGCTGAGAACAGGCTGGAACAGAAGTTCGAGGCATCCGTCCCCGATCAGGTCTGGGTCACCGACATCACCTACATCAAGACCCACGAGGGCTGGCTGTCCCTGTGTGTCGTCACCGACCTGTTGTTGCGCGTTCGCCATTGCGCTTGAACCAATGGCGCATCAATGGCTCACCGTTGTCTGGTCGGCCCAGTCCCGCATGACGACAGACCTCGCCCTGCAGGCCTTGCTGATGGCTGTGTGGCGGCGAAAGCCCGCTGGCCGTGCCACGGTGCATTCCGATCAGGGCTCCCAGTTCACCAGCCGGGAATGGCTGTCTTTCCTGACACAGCACAACCTGGAACCCAGCATGAGCCGACGCGGAAACTGCCATGACAACGCCGTCGCGGAGAGCTTCTTCCAACTGCTGAAACGGGAACGGATCAGGCGAAAAACCTACCCGACCCGCGAAGCCGCAAGGCACGACGTGTTCGAGGACATCGAGATGTTCTACAATCCAAAACGGAAGCACACGAACAACGGCCTGCTGTCGCCCGTTGACTTCGAAGAAAGACAGCTCAATCTGAACAAGGCAGGTCTCTAGGAAACTTGAGGCAACTCAAACCGCCTGAACGCCGTCAACATCCCCTAAGCAACTTTGGCCTGATGCCCTCCCGCATCCGCAGCAGCCCCCAAAGAAAACTTGGTAATTAGCGATTTCAGCCGATCTGCTTCGTTTTGCAAAATTTGCAGCGCTGCGGTCGTTTCTTCCGTCATCGCGGCGTTCTGTTGCATTGTCCGGTCAAGGTCCGAGACTGAGGAGTTCACTTCGCGAATGCCGGTTGCCTGCTCATGCGTCGACGTTGCGATGGCATCGACGTGGCCCGCAATGTCGGTGACCGCCGAGATAATGTCGGCCAAAGCGGTGCCCGCGGTTCCGACCAATCGGACGCCTTTTTCGACTTGGCTGTTCGAGTTTGAGATGAGCGTGTCAATCTCACGGGACGCATCAGCGGACCGTTGCGCGAGGGCGCGCACCTCGGAGGCCACAACGGCAAACCCACGTCCTGACTCACCTGCTCGGGCCGCTTCGACGCCGGCGTTCAGTGCCAACAGGTTTGTCTGGAATGCGATGTCGTTGATGACGCTGATGATCTTGGTGATCTGTCCCGATGCCTCCTCAATCTCGGTCATCGCGTTGGTGGCCTCGGTAACGACATTGGTACTTTCGTTTGCTTTTGAGTTCGCCACAGTTGCTACCTGGTTGGCTTGTTTCGCACGATCCGCGGCGCCGCGCACGGACTCGGCCAATTGATCGGCGGCCGACGAGGTTTCTTCCAAGGTTGCCGCGGATTTCTCCGTACGGCGCGCCAGGTCATCTGATGCCGCCACCACTTCGCGTGAGCTGCTGTTGATCGTCTCAACGCTCGTGGCGATGTCCAGAATGAGATCGGAGAGACTTGCCACGGTCGCATTGAAATCCATGCGCAAAGACTCGTAGGCCGTGGGGAATGCTTGATCCAAAGAGGTTGTCAAATCACCTTGGGAGAGCCGTTTCATCCCGGTTGCGAGGGCGTCTACGACCGTTTTCTGCTCTTCAATCTGACTGCGTCGGAGCGCTTCTTCCCGCTCATGCTCCGCCTCGCGTGCACGCATCTGCTCTTGATCGCGCGCTCGTTTCTCCTCTGCGGCTTTTTCCCTTTCAAGACGAATCGCCTCTTTTTGCTCCAACTCGAGCTGTTCGCGCTTCGTGGCTTCGTCACGTAGGCGCTTCTCCTCTTGCTCAAGAGCCTCGCGTGACGCCATTTCATTGCGGAGTTTGACGACCATGCTTGAGGACTTCGCGAACAGACGCGCCACGGTGACCGAAATGGCCAACCCGGATACAGTCACAATCGTGGCCATTGCTACGTGCGTGGCAAGATGTAACCATGAAAACTCCGCCGACGGCCAAATCAACAACGGCGCCAAAACGTTCAGACCGAGGTGATGAACGACCGTTACGGCGTTGATGACGAACAATGTCCGCCAGCAGAAATAGGCCAGCAAAATTGAATTAAGGACGAAGTAGATCATGTGGGCATCGAGGATGAACTCGCCCGAGGCGTAGTGGGACGCCGCGTAGATCAGGTTCATCCAGTTGGCGAGCATGCTGCCCGCGATTGTGACGCGGGTATGCACCGCATCGGGCGCCTTTTTGTGCGCGTAGGTCGAGATCGCCGCCAAAGAGCTGTTAATGACCAGAATGTGAACCCAGTAGTCAGACCAGCCCGCAGCAATCGCCGTCACACATGCCGTCATCCCCCAAAGGTAGATCAGATACCAACGCGAGGCCATTCTTCGCAGTTTGTCGAGATCATCTGATTGTGCCAAACGCGCGTCGTTGAATGCGCCGAGTACATTTGAGAAAAGTGACATTTGAGATGATCCTACTTTGTGATTACCAATCAACGTGTTATCGGCACAGCGTGCGCGCCACAGAGTTCAGGGCGAGGAGAGCGCCACTGGTTCGAAATCTGTCCAAGGCGTCGTCGGTTCGAGGGATAACGACGGCGAAAGTTCCGTTAGAATCGACATCCACGATGTGAACATTCAGCGAAGCCGCGCCCAAGAACACATTCGACCTGTCCCAATTAGGCGGAAACACAAGGGCGACGGGCTCTCCGGCCACGCCGACACCTGCAAAGAACGTCATCCAGGCCGTCGAAAACAGCCCCACGCCGCAAACGGCGAGTGGGGGAAACCAATTGATCCACGCCAATCCCGCGCGGTCATTCATATGGACGGATTCCATTTTCATGGCCCTACTGTGGCACAAAAAGTTTAACCACTGATTGACCCGAGATCAGCTGTTCGGTTTGCCCCCATACCGCTTTCAATTTGCCCAGATCATTTGACCGAGCCAAGCGCCAACATCATAGATTGAGCTCGGTACTCTTTATGAGACGCGACATTCTTTCGTGACTTGTTCGGCCGTCAGTTCTCCGCTCTCAATCTTTGTCCGGATAAACCGCTTGAAGCTGGGCGGCCAAACACGGCGGCCACCAGTATGGACCTCAATGGAAAAGCCGTAGTGGTTTCGAATGCTCGGTTGCTCTGACATATGGCCGTCCTCTGGGTTGGAAGAAGGCTATCAGGATGTGACGTCAGGTTTCAGGGGGTAATCTGGGGGCCAGATGCAACGCTTACCTTGGAGTGAGCACTGAGGGTGCTTCCGTCGCGCTTACGCTTAGGAGCGTGGCGATCGAAACGTAGCACCGGTTCGCGGGACCAGAAGCACAAAAATCGCCCCATGGGGCGCTAAGCGATTGATTTTATTGTTATTCGACCTGGTTGCGGGAGTAGGATTTGAACCTACGACCTTCAGGTTATGAGCCTGACGAGCTACCGGGCTGCTCCATCCCGCGTCAGTGTCGAATATCGTGATGTATCGTTTAGAGAGATAATTGGCTCTTTATTAGGTTTGGCGGTGACCTACTCTCCCACGACTTAAGTCGCAGTACCATTGGCGCAACCGTGCTTAACGGCCGAGTTCGGGATGGGATCGGGTGTTTCACTGGTGCTGTGACCACCAAACCGAATAAAGAGCCAAGTCAAGTAAGTGTTTGTGTATGCTTTTGATTTTGATTTTGATTTTGTAAAAGTTTTGCTTTTACTGGATCAAATCAAGCCTATCGGGCAATTAGTACTGGTCAACTGAATGCATTACTGCACTTACATCTCCAGCCTATCGACGAGGTGGTCTACCTCGGCCCTCAGGGATACCTTGTTTTGAGGGGGGCTTCCCGCTTAGATGCCTTCAGCGGTTATCCTTTCCGATCATAGCTACCCAGCACTGCTATTGGCATAACAACTGGTCCACCAGTGGATCGTTCACCCCGGTCCTCTCGTACTAGGGGCAACTCCTCTCAAGTATCCTACACCCACGGCAGATAGGGACCGAACTGTCTCACGACGTTCTAAACCCAGCTCACGTACCTCTTTAAACGGCGAACAGCCGTACCCTTGGGACCTGCTCCAGCCCCAGGATGAGATGAGCCGACATCGAGGTGCCAAACACTGCCGTCGATATGGACTCTTGGGCAGTATCAGCCTGTTATCCCCGGCGTACCTTTTATCCGTTGAGCGATGGCCCTTCCACTCGGGACCACCGGATCACTATGGCCGTCTTTCGACTCTGCTCGACTTGTCAGTCTTGCAGTCAGGCTGGCTTCTGCCATTGCACTCAACGAGCGATTTCCGACCGCTCTGAGCCAACCTTCGCGCGCCTCCGTTACTCTTTGGGAGGCGACCGCCCCAGTCAAACTACCCGCCACACAGGGTCCCGGATCCGGATAACGGACCGCGGTTAGACATCAAGCAGAACAAGGGTGGTATCTCAAGGATGGCTCCACAGGGACTAGCGTCCCTGCTTCAAAGCCTACCACCTATCCTGCACATGTTGTGCCTGATGCCAGTGTGAAGCTGTAGTAAAGGTGCACGGGGTCTTTCCGTCTAACCGCGGGAAGCCTGCATCTTGACAGGCAATTCAATTTCGCTGAGTCTATGTTGGAGACAGCGGGGAAGTCGTTACGCCATTCGTGCAGGTCGGAACTTACCCGACAAGGAATTTCGCTACCTTAGGACCGTTATAGTTACGGCCGCCGTTTACCTGGGCTTCAATTCAAGGCTTGCACCTCTCCTTTTAACCTTCAGGCACCGGGCAGGCGTCAGACCCTATACGTCGTCTTGCGACTTCGCAGAGCCCTGTGTTTTTAGTAAACAGTCGCCACCCCCTGGTTTGTGCCCCCAGCCAATACTTGCGTAGAAACTGGGCCTCCTTCTCGCGAACTTACGGAGGTATTTTGCCGAGTTCCTTCAACATAGTTCTCTCAAGCGCCTTGGTATTCTCTACCAGTCCACCTGTGTCGGTTTAGGGTACGATCTAACGAGAGGCTATTTCCAGGGACCGCTGAGCCGCCCATTCAATCCGATAAGGATGAACGACCTTTGCGATCCGTCACTTCTCTCTGGCCCAGGAATATTAACCTGGTTCCCATCGACTACGCCTTTCGGCCTCGCCTTAGGGGTCGGCTTACCCTGCTCAGATTAGCTTTAAGCAGGAACCCTTGGACTTTCGGCGACAGGGTCTCTCACCCTGTTTGTCGCTACTCATGTCATCATTCTCACTGGTGATCTCTCCACGGGATCGTTCACACGCCCGCTTCACAGAAAGCTTCGAGCCTCTAATGATCCCCGGAGGGATCGAAAGAGGCATGAAGCTATATCACACCACGCTCTGCTACCATGCCTTACGGCATCCTCGGCTTCGGCTCATGGCTTGAGCCCCGTTACATCTTCGCCGCAGGACAACTTATCTAGACCAGTGAGCTGTTACGCTATCTTTAAAGGATGGCTGCTTCTAAGCCAACCTCCTGGTTGTTTTGGTCGTCCCACCTGCTTTCCCACTTAGCCATGAATTAGGGGCCTTAGCCGGAGGTCAGGGTTGTTTCCCTCTCCACTACGGGCGTTAGCACCCGCAGTGTGTCTGCCATCTAGTACTCCCGGGTATTCGGAGTTTGGTTAGGATCAGTAAGCCTGTGGGGCCCCATTACCCATCCAGTGCTCTACCCCCCGGGGTATTCGGATGACGCTCTACCTAAATAGATTTCGCAGAGAACCAGCTATCTCCGAGTTTGATTGGCCTTTCACCCCTAGGCACAACTCATCCCGACCTTTTTCAACAGGTGTGGGTTCGGACCTCCAGTAAGTGTTACCTTACCTTCATCCTGGTCATGCCTAGATCACTCGGTTTCGGGTCTGATCCCACGAACTCATTCGCCCTATTAAGACTCGCTTTCGCTACGCCTACACCTAACGGCTTAAGCTTGCTCGTAAGACCAAGTCGATGACCCATTATACAAAAGGTACGCCGTCAGGACTCGAGGTCCCTCCGACTGCTTGTAGGCGTCCGGTTTCAGAAACTGTTTCACTCCCCTCGTCGGGGTGCTTTTCACCTTTCCCTCACGGTACTGGTTCGCTATCGGTCAGTAAGGAGTACTTAGCCTTCGGGGGTGGTCCCCCGATCTTCAGACAGAATTTCACGTGTTCCGCCCTACTTAATACGTCAATCAAAGCTTCCTATACGGGGCTGTCACCCGCTATGGCCAGACTTTCCAATCTGTTCTAGTCACTTCTCATGCTCGGCTGGTTCCCGTTCGCTCGCCGCTACTAGGGAAGTCTCTATTGATGTCCTTTCCTCCGGGTACTTAGATGTTTCAGTTCCCCGGGTTTGCTCTTAAAACCCTATGTATTCAGGTTAAAAGTACCTGTTTCAGCAAGATATTGAGTGCCGAAGCAACAATATCAAACTGTCAGGTGGGTTCCCCCATTCGGAAATTCATGGATCAAAGCCTATTCTCAGCTCCCCATGACTTATCGCAGAGTATCACGTCCTTCATCGCCTCTTACTGCCAAGGCATCCACCAAACGCCCTTCTCGCGCTTGATTTGATCCAGAAAGAGCAAAACTCAGTCCGAAGACTTCGTTTGCGAGCCTACAAGCTGGTAAGATGTAGGCTGTGCTTCCTGAACCAAAAGCATACTTTCCCGCTTCCGATCTTGTATGGGATCGAAAACGCGCTGCAATTCCGTAGAACTGCAACTTGGTTAGTTTACTTGACTTGGGCAACATCATCTTTTCACGCCGCGATACAGTCAAAACCCCGAGGAAAGGGGGTTGAGATTGCCTTCTTTTCAGAAGCGACGGAGGTTTAACCCACACTTGGGCAACCAACGATGTTGCAATTTTATCTCTCTATACGATGTCAGATAGTTGTCCTACCGCCTATTCGGCGATTTGAGGACGTCGTCTAAGATTAGACGAGCAAACACTGGATCAGTGCTTGCTGATGTAATCTTGTAGGTAATGGTGGAGCCTATCGGGATCGAACCGATGACCCTCTGCTTGCAAAGCAGATGCTCTCCCAGCTGAGCTAAGGCCCCATATTCACCAAAGGCGAATTAGTGGTGGGTCGAGGAGGACTTGAACCTCCGACCTCACGCTTATCAGGCGTGCGCTCTAACCACCTGAGCTACCGACCCAAACAGACCGGTAGGTCTGTGATACTTACGAAGAGATATGAGGACGGCCTGGCCGAGTTTGACCAACTATTGTTGATCTATGCTACTAAGTAGCTGCTAAGTGATCCACGAGATTGGCAAGCCAATCTGCTAGGATCATCCTTAGAAAGGAGGTGATCCAGCCGCAGGTTCCCCTACGGCTACCTTGTTACGACTTCACCCCAGTCGCTGAGCCTACCGTGGTCCGCTGCCTCCAAAAGGTTGGCGCACGGCCGTCGGGTAGACCCAACTCCCATGGTGTGACGGGCGGTGTGTACAAGGCCCGGGAACGTATTCACCGCGTCATGCTGTTACGCGATTACTAGCGATTCCGACTTCATGGGGCCGAGTTGCAGACCCCAATCCGAACTGAGACAACTTTTGGGGATTAACCCACTGTAGTTGCCATTGTAGCACGTGTGTAGCCCAACCCGTAAGGGCCATGAGGACTTGACGTCATCCACACCTTCCTCCCGCTTATCACGGGCAGTTTCCCTAGAGTCCCCGGCCAAACCGCTGGTAACTAAGGATGTGGGTTGCGCTCGTTGCCGGACTTAACCGAACATCTCACGACACGAGCTGACGACAGCCATGCAGCACCTGTCACTGATCCAGCCGAACTGAAGGAAAGTATCTCTACGATCCGCGATCAGGATGTCAAGGGTTGGTAAGGTTCTGCGCGTTGCTTCGAATTAAACCACATGCTCCACCGCTTGTGCGGGCCCCCGTCAATTCCTTTGAGTTTTAATCTTGCGACCGTACTCCCCAGGCGGAATGCTTAATCCGTTAGGTGTGTCACCGACAAGTATACTTGCCGACGACTGGCATTCATCGTTTACGGTGTGGACTACCAGGGTATCTAATCCTGTTTGCTCCCCACACTTTCGCACCTCAGCGTCAGTATCGAGCCAGTAAGCCGCCTTCGCCACTGGTGTTCCTCCGAATATCTACGAATTTCACCTCTACACTCGGAATTCCACTTACCTCTCTCGAACTCAAGACTAGCAGTATCAAAGGCAGTTCCAGGGTTGAGCCCTGGGATTTCACCTCTGACTGACTAATCCGCCTACGTGCGCTTTACGCCCAGTAATTCCGAACAACGCTAACCCCCTCCGTATTACCGCGGCTGCTGGCACGGAGTTAGCCGGGGTTTCTTTACCTGCTACTGTCATTATCATCACAGGCGAAAGAGCTTTACGACCCTAAGGCCTTCATCACTCACGCGGCATCGCTAGATCAGGGTTGCCCCCATTGTCTAAGATTCCCCACTGCTGCCTCCCGTAGGAGTCTGGGCCGTGTCTCAGTCCCAGTGTTGCTGATCATCCTCTCAAACCAGCTATAGATCGTAGTCTTGGTAGGCCATTACCCCACCAACTAACTAATCTAACGCGGGCCGATCCCTCACCGAAATTCTTTCCCCCGAAGGGCGTATACGGTATTAAACCCAGTTTCCCAGGACTATTCCGTAGTGAAGGGTACGTTCCCACGCGTTACTAACCCGTCCGCCACTAGATCCGAAGATCTCGTTCGACTTGCATGTGTTAGGCGTGCCGCCAGCGTTCGTTCTGAGCCAGGATCAAACTCTCAAGTTGAAATGATGTTACCATCATAACCTTGACGTCGAACCTCTGCACATCACACATCGTCCAATAAGGACAATATGCACACCAATCTCGAAAGACTGGTGTTAACTGTTTGTTGTGCTTAGTTTCCGAAGAAACAAAAGCCGTCCAAACAGTGAAGCTGACACTCTATCATCAGAACCTAAGTTCCTAAGAGCGCGATATACAGACGTTCTTGTCGTTAAGACCAAACCGCCCACATATCTCTTCGTTCATCTATCAATTTCAAAGAGCCAGAGACAAAAACCAGACCAGTGCGCCCTAAACTTAACGGCGCGCCCGCCCAGATCTGCCTCAAAATGTTTGCCTCGCTTCCCTTCTTGAACCCCTCGTTGGCGTCCCGTCCGTTCCGTCTGGCGTCCCGTGCTGCGCTGTCTGCGCCGCCGGTGAAGGGGGTTCTAAGGCGAGTAGACCAAACCCGCAAGCGCTTTTTGAAAGAAAAATGACGATTTCCTCAAAAAACATATTAACTAACTGATTTATATAATGAATTTTGTATGATTTTTTTGGCAGAATGGTGTTTTCGGGCGCCAGTGCGGCAGATGACATCAGGCGCTAACGAAACGAATTGCGGTTATCCACATGAGGCCACGCAACATTTGGTATCCGCCTCATTCAATCTGCCGATTCACCTCCGATTCAGGAGATGAATCGGGGGTGAATCAGAAGTGAATCGTCCGACTCGTGACCCGACTCGCGGGTGACTCGGGTGAATCGGTCGGAATCATTCAACTCGGACGCATC includes:
- a CDS encoding UbiA family prenyltransferase, producing the protein MKQDTQTLVVDLDGTLLRSDMLYETFWSAFAQNWRMPFRALATLPRGKAALKRVLAENSNIDVTTLPYNDEVLHRIRAWRAEGGRTALVTATDQGLADQIAAHLGLFDDVIGSDGASNLKGATKAETLVARYGQGGFTYMGDHAADLAVWSVAGGAITVHAKPDLKERVACDGPVEHIERPARDLKPYFKAIRPHQWLKNILIFFPMLAAHDLSFVIFFRAFIAFVTFSLIASSVYVLNDLLDLKGDRAHPRKRLRPFAAGTIPIARGTVMAISLFLTGLIPAIWLGAAFLKIMLVYYVLTMAYSLYLKRQLVIDIFALAGLYTIRIIAGGTSSAIPMSVWLLAFSIFFFFSLAAVKRQAELVDNLKSGKLKAHGRGYHVDDVPVVTMMALASGYVSVLVMTLYISSSNVLDLYPQPGYLWGACLVLLFWISRMVMTTHRGQMDDDPVLYAAKDKVGLICFLSIFGLGVAGALL
- a CDS encoding GtrA family protein; protein product: MSGSKHTLPLGTLVLRYAGFAVIATVVNLGVQRLVLDLFPRGLVLAMLVGTGLGLIVKYLLDKRWIFYDSTSGIGSHGRKFSLYTGMGLITTLIFWGMESCAWAIWRTTTAREFGAVVGLCIGYVVKFQLDRRYVFSGA
- a CDS encoding methyl-accepting chemotaxis protein, with translation MSLFSNVLGAFNDARLAQSDDLDKLRRMASRWYLIYLWGMTACVTAIAAGWSDYWVHILVINSSLAAISTYAHKKAPDAVHTRVTIAGSMLANWMNLIYAASHYASGEFILDAHMIYFVLNSILLAYFCWRTLFVINAVTVVHHLGLNVLAPLLIWPSAEFSWLHLATHVAMATIVTVSGLAISVTVARLFAKSSSMVVKLRNEMASREALEQEEKRLRDEATKREQLELEQKEAIRLEREKAAEEKRARDQEQMRAREAEHEREEALRRSQIEEQKTVVDALATGMKRLSQGDLTTSLDQAFPTAYESLRMDFNATVASLSDLILDIATSVETINSSSREVVAASDDLARRTEKSAATLEETSSAADQLAESVRGAADRAKQANQVATVANSKANESTNVVTEATNAMTEIEEASGQITKIISVINDIAFQTNLLALNAGVEAARAGESGRGFAVVASEVRALAQRSADASREIDTLISNSNSQVEKGVRLVGTAGTALADIISAVTDIAGHVDAIATSTHEQATGIREVNSSVSDLDRTMQQNAAMTEETTAALQILQNEADRLKSLITKFSLGAAADAGGHQAKVA